The nucleotide window TCCACCATCTTAAAAAGGAATATATGGTAATACTTGCGTTATATTAATAGTGGATTTAATTATTACTTTCGGTTTACTCACACTGGTTGTTTTACTTGAATTCATAGTAGTACCCGCAATAATCCTTAAAAGGGGGACAAAATTTTCAACGATTTATAATTATCCTATATATATTATAAATTCTACTGAAATAAATGCATACTCTTTAACATCTGTTTGGGGAAAGTTCATAGTTTTAACTAGGGGATTGGTAAATGGGGAAGATGAGGAGCACATAAAAGCAGCTATTATGCATGAAGTTGGACACCTAAAGTTAAATCATCATGTGAAAATGAGCCTCTACATTATTTCCGTAATCATGGTCTTTACCTATCTCCTTGGAGTAAATATGCTAACATTAATTCCTTTTGCCCTTGTAGCCTTGCTGGTTCAAAGATATTTACAGAGAAGGCTGGAATTGGGTGCAGATAGATTTGCGTTAAGATTCATTAACAAGAAAATGCTGGAAGATTTAATAACGAAATATGATATGAAAGAAACGACATTTTTATCTACACATCCAAATATTCACGTAAGACTTAAAAACATCAACGAGTAGATTAGATTGTG belongs to Saccharolobus solfataricus and includes:
- a CDS encoding M48 family metalloprotease, with the protein product MDLIITFGLLTLVVLLEFIVVPAIILKRGTKFSTIYNYPIYIINSTEINAYSLTSVWGKFIVLTRGLVNGEDEEHIKAAIMHEVGHLKLNHHVKMSLYIISVIMVFTYLLGVNMLTLIPFALVALLVQRYLQRRLELGADRFALRFINKKMLEDLITKYDMKETTFLSTHPNIHVRLKNINE